In Paenibacillus sp. 1781tsa1, one DNA window encodes the following:
- a CDS encoding TRM11 family methyltransferase, which yields MPDETLGIYATSGKYLYTFACHENERELCMLELNTLLEPSSEIGIHMGAYVWSERCISPGRSPFIHGRLDVIGEGDTVTDLLPLAKEIQLLPEETFKVICLKEGDHAPDYAQSRQLEKEIGMCIKGKAQMKQPKVTFGLIQTGEKWILGQWTEADRSWQIHRQKPQNYSTGFGITLARALVNIAVPYVENQRLLDPCCGMGTVVIEALSMGIDASGNDLNPLAVRGARINLPHYGYDSDRITLGDMNELQDWYDAAILDMPYNLCSVLPDAEQRAMLESLRRLAKRAVVVSTEWVEEHLLEAGWTVKEYRTVNKGTFIRHIWLCV from the coding sequence TTGCCTGATGAAACACTTGGTATTTACGCTACTTCCGGGAAATACCTCTACACCTTTGCTTGTCACGAGAACGAGCGGGAATTATGCATGCTGGAGCTGAATACGTTGCTTGAACCGAGTTCAGAGATCGGTATACATATGGGAGCGTATGTGTGGTCTGAACGATGTATATCACCTGGACGAAGTCCATTTATTCATGGCAGATTAGATGTGATCGGTGAAGGGGACACGGTGACTGATCTGCTCCCTCTTGCCAAAGAGATTCAACTGTTGCCAGAAGAGACATTTAAGGTGATTTGTCTGAAAGAAGGGGATCATGCCCCTGATTATGCACAGTCTCGTCAACTGGAAAAAGAAATTGGCATGTGTATTAAAGGCAAGGCACAGATGAAGCAGCCAAAGGTGACTTTCGGCCTAATCCAAACAGGAGAAAAATGGATCTTGGGCCAGTGGACAGAAGCTGATCGATCATGGCAGATTCATCGGCAGAAGCCGCAAAATTACTCGACTGGATTTGGCATCACACTCGCCAGAGCACTGGTGAATATTGCTGTTCCATACGTGGAAAACCAGCGATTACTTGATCCGTGCTGCGGCATGGGAACGGTTGTCATTGAGGCTTTATCCATGGGAATTGATGCGAGTGGTAACGACCTGAATCCTCTGGCTGTCCGAGGTGCGCGTATCAATCTGCCGCATTATGGATATGATTCGGATCGAATCACATTGGGGGATATGAATGAACTGCAAGATTGGTATGATGCAGCAATTCTGGACATGCCCTATAATCTCTGTTCTGTACTTCCAGATGCTGAGCAACGAGCCATGCTGGAGAGCTTGCGCAGATTGGCAAAACGGGCGGTAGTTGTTTCCACAGAGTGGGTAGAAGAGCACTTGTTGGAAGCGGGATGGACGGTAAAAGAGTACCGAACAGTAAACAAAGGCACGTTTATACGTCATATTTGGTTGTGTGTGTAA
- a CDS encoding MsnO8 family LLM class oxidoreductase has protein sequence MSDKFSLGVLDLVPRLNDATAEHALQQSVALAQQAEAWGYTRYWTSEHHDMAELASASPEVLLSHIGAKTTTIQLGSGAVLLPHYSPLKVAESFRLLATLYPGRIELGLGRAPGGGPHATMALSGNYLQHVSKLPESLAALTELLEDRYTYEDHPVTARPIPKLPLSLWMLGTNVKSAEFAARFGMGYVFGQFMSDADGTEAVRRYREGFTPSATMKEPEVMVAVSVLCAESETDALAWGRDMAERRKSDGKERSSELNSSGIAVSGTNDSASADHHESERHYAGTPEQVWGQLEQVSRRLDTERLLLVTAGPDYERRLNSYRLLAEQRQHLK, from the coding sequence ATGAGTGATAAGTTCAGTCTGGGCGTACTTGACCTTGTTCCAAGGTTAAACGATGCCACAGCGGAACATGCGCTCCAGCAATCGGTGGCACTTGCGCAACAGGCTGAGGCTTGGGGATACACCCGATACTGGACATCAGAGCATCATGACATGGCTGAACTGGCATCGGCCTCTCCCGAAGTATTGCTCTCACATATCGGAGCAAAGACGACAACGATCCAGCTTGGCTCAGGTGCGGTCTTGTTGCCGCACTACAGTCCGCTCAAGGTTGCAGAATCGTTCCGTCTGCTGGCTACCCTCTATCCGGGACGCATTGAGCTTGGGCTCGGACGTGCTCCTGGCGGTGGACCTCATGCGACGATGGCACTCAGTGGCAATTACTTGCAACATGTGTCCAAGCTGCCTGAATCACTCGCAGCACTGACGGAACTGCTTGAAGATCGATATACCTACGAGGATCATCCTGTGACGGCTCGTCCGATTCCCAAGCTCCCATTATCGCTCTGGATGCTGGGGACCAACGTGAAGAGCGCAGAATTTGCGGCACGCTTTGGCATGGGATATGTCTTTGGTCAATTCATGAGTGATGCCGATGGTACAGAGGCTGTAAGGCGATATCGGGAAGGATTCACCCCCAGTGCAACCATGAAGGAGCCTGAGGTTATGGTAGCAGTCAGCGTATTGTGTGCGGAGTCAGAGACGGATGCCTTGGCCTGGGGTCGTGACATGGCGGAGAGACGCAAGTCGGATGGAAAAGAACGTTCAAGCGAGCTGAATTCGAGTGGTATCGCGGTCTCCGGCACGAATGACTCAGCCAGTGCTGATCATCATGAATCAGAGCGGCACTATGCAGGTACACCTGAGCAGGTATGGGGTCAATTGGAACAAGTAAGTCGCAGGCTGGATACGGAGCGGTTGCTTCTGGTTACGGCAGGACCAGATTATGAGCGCAGGCTGAATTCTTACCGATTGCTCGCCGAGCAGAGACAGCACTTGAAGTAG
- the nikC gene encoding nickel transporter permease translates to MAKLSTNTGPSIDAATASTSGPWREAWRTFRKNRLALAGLIIIVFFILLAFLAPYIAPYDYKEQVLVDRLQAPSAEHWFGTDDLGRDVFSRVLHGARISLWVGFFSVIGSIIAGTLLGLIAGFYGKWADMLISRLFDILLAFPGILLAIAIVAILGPSLQNALLAIAIVNIPTYGRLVRSRVLSLRQEEFITSARTLGAGNGRILFRHILPNSLTPLIVQGTLGIGTAIIEAAALGFLGMGAQPPDPEWGKMLSDSRQFIQKAPWTLIFPGVSIMLTVLGFNLMGDGLRDTLDPKMAKK, encoded by the coding sequence ATGGCCAAATTATCGACCAATACCGGACCATCCATTGATGCTGCAACAGCAAGCACATCCGGTCCATGGCGTGAAGCGTGGAGAACGTTTCGGAAGAATCGGCTTGCGCTTGCGGGCTTGATTATTATCGTGTTTTTTATCCTGTTGGCCTTCCTCGCGCCATACATTGCCCCCTACGATTACAAGGAACAGGTCCTGGTGGATCGGCTTCAGGCTCCTTCGGCAGAGCATTGGTTTGGTACCGATGATCTGGGGCGTGACGTGTTTTCCAGAGTGCTGCATGGGGCGCGTATTTCATTGTGGGTGGGCTTCTTCTCCGTCATTGGTTCCATTATTGCGGGTACGCTGCTTGGTCTGATTGCTGGATTTTATGGAAAATGGGCGGACATGCTCATCTCGCGTTTATTTGATATCTTGCTCGCATTTCCGGGGATTTTGCTGGCCATCGCCATTGTGGCGATATTGGGCCCGTCGTTGCAAAATGCACTGCTAGCCATCGCCATCGTGAACATCCCGACCTACGGAAGATTGGTGCGTTCACGGGTACTCAGCTTGAGACAGGAGGAATTCATTACGTCGGCACGGACACTTGGGGCGGGCAACGGGCGAATCTTGTTTCGCCACATCTTACCCAACAGCCTTACTCCGCTGATCGTGCAAGGTACTCTCGGGATTGGAACGGCGATCATCGAAGCTGCTGCACTTGGATTTCTGGGCATGGGCGCGCAACCACCCGACCCGGAGTGGGGTAAAATGCTGTCGGACTCCCGTCAGTTTATACAAAAAGCACCGTGGACACTGATCTTCCCCGGCGTTTCCATTATGTTGACCGTTCTTGGCTTCAACCTAATGGGCGATGGACTACGCGATACCCTTGATCCGAAAATGGCCAAAAAGTAG
- the htpG gene encoding molecular chaperone HtpG, giving the protein MAKKEFQAESKRLLDMMINSIYTQREIFLRELISNSSDAIDKIYYRALTDDTLVFNKEDYFIKLTIDKENRTLTLTDTGIGMTQEELENNLGVIAKSGSLAFKKENEAKDGHNIIGQFGVGFYSAFMVADKLTVTSKTLGSDEAWKWESEGADGYTITPAEKDSVGTEIVLTIKENTEEDSYDEFLEEYRLRSIIKKYSDFIRYPIKMDVTGQRPKEGTENEFEEYQEEQTVNSMVPIWRKNKSELTEEDYNNFYNEKRYGFDKPLKHLHISADGAVVYNAILFIPENTPFDYYTKEYEKGLELYSNGVLIMDKCGDLLPDYFGFVKGMVDSEDLSLNISREMLQHDRQLSLIAKNIKNKIKSQLQSLLKDERENYEKFYQAFGRQLKYGVYSDYGVNKDTLQDLLLFTSSKEGKLVSLDEYVSRMPEDQKYIYYASGESISRIEKLPQIEGVLEKGYEVLYFTDDIDEFAIKMIMNYKEKEFKSISSGDLGIEDSADKEETDAQDNDNKELFEAMQAQLAGKVKAVKASKRLRSHPVCLSTEGELTIEMEKILKAMPNSENVQADKVLEINVNHDVFKSLKDAFAQDQEKLNLYTSLLYHQALLIEGLPIQDPVEFTNDICKVMV; this is encoded by the coding sequence ATGGCCAAAAAAGAATTCCAGGCAGAATCCAAACGTTTGCTGGATATGATGATCAACTCCATTTATACCCAAAGAGAAATCTTTTTGAGAGAATTGATCTCCAACTCCAGTGACGCCATTGATAAAATTTACTACAGAGCACTGACAGACGATACACTCGTTTTCAACAAAGAGGACTACTTCATCAAGCTTACAATCGACAAAGAAAATCGCACGCTCACACTGACGGATACCGGAATCGGGATGACACAGGAAGAGTTGGAGAACAATCTGGGCGTTATCGCGAAAAGCGGTTCCCTGGCGTTCAAAAAGGAAAATGAAGCCAAAGACGGCCATAACATCATCGGACAATTCGGGGTTGGTTTCTACTCTGCATTTATGGTGGCGGACAAGCTCACCGTAACAAGTAAAACGCTGGGCAGCGACGAGGCGTGGAAATGGGAGTCCGAGGGCGCGGATGGTTATACGATCACACCAGCTGAGAAAGATTCCGTAGGTACAGAGATCGTCCTGACGATCAAAGAAAATACCGAAGAAGATTCGTATGACGAATTTTTGGAAGAGTACCGCCTGAGATCCATCATCAAGAAATACTCCGACTTCATTCGCTACCCGATCAAGATGGATGTGACGGGTCAACGTCCGAAAGAGGGCACGGAGAACGAGTTCGAGGAATACCAAGAAGAACAAACCGTGAACAGCATGGTGCCGATCTGGCGTAAAAATAAAAGTGAACTGACCGAAGAAGACTACAACAACTTCTATAATGAAAAACGCTACGGTTTTGACAAACCGCTCAAACATCTGCACATCAGCGCTGATGGCGCAGTGGTATACAATGCAATCCTGTTTATTCCGGAGAATACGCCGTTTGACTACTATACCAAAGAGTATGAAAAAGGCCTTGAACTCTACTCTAACGGCGTACTAATCATGGATAAATGCGGGGATCTGCTGCCAGATTACTTCGGATTTGTCAAAGGTATGGTGGATTCCGAAGACTTGTCCCTGAACATCTCCCGTGAGATGTTGCAACATGACCGTCAGCTTAGCCTGATCGCGAAGAACATTAAGAACAAAATCAAGAGCCAACTGCAAAGCCTGTTGAAGGACGAACGTGAGAATTACGAGAAGTTCTACCAAGCGTTTGGTCGTCAATTGAAATATGGTGTATACAGTGACTATGGTGTGAACAAGGATACATTGCAGGATCTGCTGTTGTTCACGTCTTCCAAAGAGGGCAAACTCGTGAGCCTGGACGAATACGTCTCCAGAATGCCGGAAGATCAGAAGTACATCTACTATGCATCCGGTGAGTCCATTAGCCGTATTGAGAAGCTGCCACAGATCGAGGGTGTTCTTGAGAAAGGGTACGAAGTACTGTACTTCACCGATGACATCGATGAGTTCGCAATCAAGATGATCATGAACTACAAGGAGAAAGAATTCAAATCCATCTCCAGTGGTGACCTGGGTATCGAAGATAGCGCGGACAAAGAAGAAACGGACGCCCAGGACAACGACAACAAAGAGCTGTTTGAAGCGATGCAAGCTCAATTGGCCGGTAAAGTCAAAGCGGTTAAAGCTTCCAAACGTCTCAGAAGCCACCCGGTATGTTTGTCCACCGAAGGTGAACTGACGATTGAAATGGAGAAAATCCTGAAAGCTATGCCGAACAGTGAAAACGTACAAGCCGACAAAGTGCTTGAAATCAACGTGAATCACGATGTATTTAAATCGTTGAAAGACGCTTTTGCACAGGATCAGGAAAAACTGAACCTCTACACAAGCTTGCTGTACCATCAAGCATTGTTAATTGAGGGATTGCCAATTCAGGACCCAGTAGAGTTCACCAACGATATCTGTAAGGTTATGGTGTAA
- a CDS encoding ABC transporter permease, producing the protein MNSYIVKRVLVLLPVLLGMTLIVFSIIHAIPGDPAETILGQKATEQSKQALRDQLGLDKPWFQQYFAYLGDLIKGDLGTSIRTKVPIAQEIVPYLTATLELTMASMLFAVIIGVNAGIVSAWKHNSWFDYCCMVIALVGVSMPIFWLGLMEQWLFANKLQWLPSIGRMNARDPVDAITGLYVLDTMIAGRWDQLWTVTKHLLLPSIALGTIPMAVIARMTRSSMLEVMSSDYIRTAKAKGLGPFFVVYGHALKNAFIPVLTVIGIQTGSLLGGAVLTETIFAWPGVGRYIYEAISSRDYPVIQSGILIVAFFFVVINLIVDLLYAVFDPRISYK; encoded by the coding sequence TTGAACAGCTATATTGTCAAACGTGTGCTTGTGTTGCTGCCCGTACTGCTGGGCATGACCCTGATTGTCTTTTCCATCATCCACGCCATTCCGGGTGATCCGGCCGAGACCATACTTGGGCAAAAGGCAACCGAACAATCCAAGCAGGCCCTTCGTGACCAACTCGGTCTGGATAAACCCTGGTTCCAGCAATATTTCGCCTACTTGGGCGATTTGATCAAAGGCGACCTGGGAACATCCATCCGCACCAAGGTGCCTATTGCCCAGGAAATTGTGCCTTATCTGACAGCAACCCTTGAATTAACGATGGCAAGTATGTTGTTTGCTGTCATTATTGGGGTGAATGCCGGGATTGTCAGTGCATGGAAGCACAACTCCTGGTTTGATTATTGCTGTATGGTGATTGCTCTAGTGGGTGTATCCATGCCAATCTTTTGGCTCGGTCTAATGGAACAATGGTTATTTGCGAACAAGTTACAGTGGCTGCCGTCCATTGGACGCATGAATGCACGTGATCCGGTGGATGCCATTACGGGCTTGTATGTGCTGGATACGATGATTGCCGGACGCTGGGACCAGTTGTGGACCGTTACGAAACATTTGTTGCTCCCAAGTATTGCACTTGGCACGATCCCGATGGCTGTTATTGCCCGGATGACTCGTTCCAGCATGCTGGAAGTGATGAGTTCAGATTACATTCGTACGGCGAAGGCGAAGGGACTGGGGCCGTTTTTTGTTGTATATGGACATGCCCTCAAAAATGCGTTTATTCCCGTGCTCACGGTTATCGGCATCCAGACTGGATCGTTGCTCGGGGGTGCAGTGTTGACCGAGACGATCTTTGCTTGGCCGGGTGTGGGACGTTATATATATGAAGCGATTAGTTCGCGGGACTATCCAGTGATCCAGAGTGGCATTCTGATCGTGGCATTCTTCTTCGTGGTGATCAACCTGATTGTGGACTTGCTCTACGCTGTGTTCGATCCGCGAATTAGTTATAAATAG
- a CDS encoding deoxyguanosinetriphosphate triphosphohydrolase family protein: protein MQWNDLREHRQYPELTKLDGSRAAYERDYSRLIHSPTFRRLQGKSQVFGAGTGDYYRTRLTHSLEVAQIAREAARSLIRRFPEVDWDRADNPGLIIDSEVVECAAIAHDFGHPPFGHKGEEVLDGILDDLINTEAKKIMKKSRSAKVPKVESEVRAELKRKYEHFEGNAHNFRLIMHLEKREDIDGLNLSDAVLLGINKYPYPGTESKKGMYHHEWQYILEIRDRWKVPAGKKTLEAQLMDLCDDIAYSSHDLEDGIKAGKIEVHEHFLQDPHVNRLIVDKITTLEDLFWNGWTREAIGQKVEEVLASFLRIWNEKMPFCEHDYSRTRREVKAYWVSFFVGSLGVIDDGDWKKVTFVREGAEDLDMLRTVSVLKSFAWVTMIRDLRVQRLQKRSEWMIKRLWDAFLDPETSKSIIPSDWLQRYEKDQAKAQPIWTWEHMVIDYIAGMTDAFAEKIYNELYGLKVGSIYDLD from the coding sequence ATGCAATGGAACGATCTGAGAGAACATAGACAATATCCTGAACTAACCAAATTGGATGGATCTCGTGCAGCATACGAACGGGACTATTCCAGACTCATTCATTCACCGACCTTCCGTCGGTTACAGGGCAAATCGCAGGTGTTTGGCGCAGGAACGGGGGATTATTATCGTACTCGTTTGACCCATTCCCTGGAGGTGGCGCAGATTGCACGAGAGGCTGCCCGCAGCCTGATTCGTCGTTTTCCCGAGGTGGACTGGGACCGTGCGGATAACCCCGGCCTTATTATTGATTCAGAAGTGGTGGAGTGTGCTGCAATCGCACATGATTTCGGTCACCCGCCGTTTGGACATAAAGGTGAAGAAGTATTGGATGGTATTCTGGATGACCTCATTAACACCGAGGCTAAGAAAATTATGAAAAAAAGCCGCAGCGCCAAAGTTCCCAAGGTGGAGTCTGAAGTCCGTGCCGAGCTAAAACGGAAATACGAGCATTTTGAAGGCAATGCACACAACTTCCGCCTTATTATGCACTTGGAGAAGCGTGAAGATATCGACGGACTGAACCTGTCTGATGCGGTATTACTAGGAATCAACAAGTATCCGTACCCCGGGACAGAGAGCAAGAAAGGCATGTATCATCATGAGTGGCAATATATTCTTGAGATCCGTGATCGTTGGAAAGTGCCGGCAGGCAAGAAGACGCTGGAAGCACAGCTGATGGATCTCTGCGACGATATTGCGTACTCCTCGCATGACCTGGAGGATGGCATCAAAGCAGGCAAAATTGAAGTACATGAGCATTTCCTGCAAGATCCGCATGTGAATCGACTGATTGTGGATAAGATTACAACGCTGGAGGATCTGTTCTGGAACGGATGGACCCGAGAAGCAATTGGGCAAAAGGTAGAAGAAGTGCTCGCTTCGTTCCTGCGCATCTGGAATGAGAAGATGCCGTTCTGCGAGCATGATTACTCGCGTACCCGACGTGAGGTGAAAGCCTACTGGGTGAGCTTTTTTGTAGGCAGCCTGGGCGTTATTGACGATGGCGACTGGAAGAAGGTTACCTTTGTCCGTGAAGGGGCTGAAGACCTTGATATGCTGCGTACGGTGAGTGTGCTCAAGAGTTTTGCCTGGGTGACGATGATTCGTGACCTGCGTGTGCAACGGCTACAGAAGCGAAGTGAATGGATGATTAAGCGATTATGGGATGCATTTCTTGATCCGGAAACGTCCAAATCCATTATTCCGTCTGACTGGCTGCAGCGGTATGAGAAGGATCAGGCCAAAGCCCAGCCAATCTGGACTTGGGAACACATGGTCATCGATTATATTGCAGGAATGACGGATGCATTTGCCGAGAAAATATACAATGAACTTTACGGGCTGAAGGTGGGTTCCATCTACGATCTGGATTAA
- a CDS encoding ABC transporter substrate-binding protein codes for MRKKWMSGFLTLALSTVLVLSGCSSNESGENTPAPAEGSDPPTETVAQDTMIMGRGGDSVALDPAIVTDGESLKIGHQVFDSLLDYKEGGTEVVPGLAESWEISADGLKYVFKLKSGVKFHDGTDFNAEAVVFNFNRWGDPASEYKFEGDSFDYYDSMFGPEDGRVIKEVKATDETTVEFTLNQPQAPFLQNIAMTPFGIASPKAIQEKKENFKSEPVGTGPFVFKEWKRNDSITLEKNADYWKEGLPKLNKVIVRSIPDNTARFNALQNGEIDVMEDLNPDDLSILEGNSELQKIERPPFNVAYIGFNFKKKPFDNVKVRQALNHAVNKQALIDAFFAGQAEPAVNPMPPTLWGYNDTIEDYPYDLEKAKALLAEAGFPDGLPDPVTFYAMPVSRPYMPDGKKVAEAIQADFEKIGVTVTIESPEWATYLEDTKAGEKDDIYMLGWTGDNGDPDNFLYTLLDKDAIPSNNRSYYVNEELHTLLTGAQKETDQDKRAELYKQAQEMIKEDAPWIPLVHTTPILAGKANLKGFVPSPLGTESYAGAYFE; via the coding sequence ATGAGAAAGAAATGGATGTCCGGTTTTTTGACTCTGGCTTTGAGTACCGTCTTGGTGTTGTCCGGTTGCTCCAGTAACGAGAGTGGGGAGAATACGCCTGCTCCAGCGGAAGGAAGCGATCCTCCAACCGAAACGGTAGCGCAGGATACGATGATTATGGGGCGTGGCGGGGATTCCGTTGCACTCGACCCGGCAATTGTGACGGATGGGGAGTCGTTGAAGATTGGACATCAGGTGTTTGACTCGTTGCTGGACTACAAGGAAGGTGGAACAGAAGTCGTTCCTGGACTGGCAGAGAGCTGGGAGATTTCGGCGGATGGGCTCAAGTATGTGTTTAAGCTGAAGTCCGGTGTGAAATTCCATGATGGAACTGACTTCAATGCGGAGGCTGTTGTGTTCAACTTCAACCGCTGGGGTGATCCGGCGAGTGAATATAAATTCGAAGGAGATTCCTTCGATTATTATGATTCCATGTTTGGTCCAGAGGACGGACGTGTGATCAAGGAAGTGAAGGCGACGGACGAGACTACGGTGGAGTTCACATTGAACCAGCCACAAGCGCCTTTCCTGCAAAATATTGCGATGACGCCATTTGGTATTGCCAGCCCAAAAGCGATTCAGGAGAAAAAAGAAAACTTCAAGAGCGAGCCTGTGGGCACCGGCCCATTTGTATTCAAAGAGTGGAAGCGTAACGACTCCATTACCCTGGAGAAAAACGCGGATTATTGGAAAGAAGGACTGCCGAAGCTGAACAAAGTAATCGTACGTTCAATTCCGGATAACACCGCTCGCTTCAATGCCCTGCAAAACGGTGAGATTGATGTCATGGAAGACTTGAACCCGGACGATCTATCCATCCTTGAAGGCAATAGCGAGTTGCAGAAGATTGAGCGTCCACCATTCAACGTGGCGTATATCGGCTTTAACTTCAAGAAGAAACCATTTGATAATGTCAAAGTCAGACAAGCCCTCAACCATGCGGTGAACAAACAGGCACTTATTGATGCGTTCTTTGCTGGACAAGCTGAGCCTGCTGTTAACCCGATGCCGCCAACGCTGTGGGGGTACAACGATACCATTGAGGATTACCCATATGATCTGGAAAAAGCAAAAGCTCTACTCGCCGAAGCTGGCTTCCCTGACGGTTTGCCTGATCCGGTAACCTTCTATGCCATGCCGGTATCCCGCCCGTATATGCCTGATGGCAAAAAGGTTGCCGAGGCGATCCAGGCCGATTTTGAGAAAATCGGAGTGACTGTCACCATCGAATCACCTGAGTGGGCAACGTATCTCGAAGATACAAAGGCCGGGGAGAAGGACGACATTTACATGCTCGGCTGGACAGGTGACAATGGTGACCCGGATAACTTCCTGTATACACTGCTGGATAAAGATGCCATTCCAAGCAACAACCGCAGTTATTATGTAAACGAAGAATTACACACATTGCTGACGGGTGCACAGAAAGAAACCGATCAGGATAAGCGTGCTGAACTGTACAAACAAGCGCAGGAGATGATCAAGGAAGACGCACCATGGATTCCTCTGGTACACACGACGCCAATTCTGGCGGGTAAAGCCAACCTGAAAGGTTTCGTCCCTTCTCCACTGGGTACCGAATCCTATGCCGGTGCTTATTTTGAGTAA
- a CDS encoding methyl-accepting chemotaxis protein: MFSRFKIKSIGLRISIAFYLLILCLIVLSVTIVTRMNSIESNTNEITNNWMPSIQQINRLNYTTEHVLSLSYRHFDADETDKAALSEERTKYIRETTQAIKIYDQQEKSTEELDHWTAFKNKWEAYLKINTQAIKLSDEGQTQLAKEVAEKGADSFDAMQVDLDYLVEYNQKQSNIAAAQTIRSVQDGRIIIIIGVLVMIVITAISIPIIRSQVVKPLLRVISAVKLIAEGQLNVQDIHTKHEDEVGVLAKAVNDMKGNLTSMVLSVRRIAEAVNRQSGELAISSEEVKIGSRQIAVTMEESAKAAESQAETAVESARTVEALNDHIQNHTEQGSQLRVMSDLVLEQGLNGRKAMEQSVQQMQQISGSVSTSMNKMERLNRKNEDISKLVQVIHDIARQTNLLALNASIEAARAGESGRGFAVVASEVRKLSEAVQTSVEEITAITEDIQQESQGVVAELRTGVQETELGQEHVLASGQLFRTINESVEGMVGVISTMTDGLAGMQEASGRMNDFSQQISAVSEQSAASVEEVSASAEEQVSSMETISGNIQSLKELSEDLLTSIEKLKI, encoded by the coding sequence ATGTTCAGCAGATTTAAGATCAAAAGTATCGGTCTGCGTATCAGCATCGCGTTCTACTTGTTAATCCTCTGTTTAATTGTTTTGAGTGTCACCATTGTCACCCGTATGAATTCAATCGAATCCAACACGAATGAGATTACGAACAATTGGATGCCATCAATCCAGCAAATTAACCGGTTAAACTATACTACAGAGCACGTTCTTTCGCTAAGTTATCGTCACTTTGACGCAGATGAAACGGACAAGGCAGCCTTGTCAGAAGAGCGTACCAAGTATATTCGTGAAACGACACAGGCGATTAAAATTTATGACCAGCAGGAAAAGTCTACGGAGGAACTCGATCACTGGACTGCGTTCAAGAACAAATGGGAAGCGTATCTTAAGATTAATACGCAAGCAATCAAGCTGAGTGATGAGGGTCAGACACAGCTGGCTAAGGAAGTGGCTGAAAAAGGTGCAGACTCCTTTGACGCCATGCAAGTCGATCTGGATTATCTTGTGGAATACAATCAGAAGCAGTCCAATATTGCGGCGGCCCAAACGATCAGATCCGTTCAGGATGGTAGAATAATCATCATTATCGGTGTTCTTGTCATGATTGTCATTACAGCGATCAGTATTCCGATTATTCGTTCACAGGTCGTGAAACCACTACTGCGTGTTATTAGTGCGGTGAAACTGATTGCAGAAGGCCAATTGAATGTTCAGGATATACATACCAAACATGAGGACGAAGTCGGTGTTCTGGCCAAAGCAGTGAATGACATGAAAGGTAACCTGACTTCCATGGTTCTGAGCGTCAGACGAATTGCGGAAGCTGTCAATCGGCAAAGTGGGGAACTGGCAATCTCCTCCGAAGAGGTTAAGATTGGTAGTCGGCAAATTGCTGTGACAATGGAAGAGTCAGCCAAGGCCGCGGAAAGCCAGGCAGAGACAGCGGTGGAATCAGCCCGTACAGTTGAAGCGCTGAATGATCACATTCAGAATCATACGGAACAAGGCAGCCAGCTGCGCGTCATGTCGGATCTTGTACTGGAGCAAGGGCTGAATGGTCGCAAGGCGATGGAGCAGTCCGTGCAGCAGATGCAACAGATTTCCGGATCAGTCTCAACTTCCATGAACAAGATGGAGCGGTTGAATCGTAAAAATGAAGATATCTCCAAGCTGGTTCAGGTCATTCATGACATTGCACGCCAAACCAATCTGCTGGCACTGAATGCCTCCATTGAGGCAGCCCGTGCGGGAGAAAGTGGACGTGGGTTCGCCGTAGTGGCATCAGAAGTTCGGAAGTTATCTGAGGCTGTGCAGACTTCGGTCGAAGAGATCACGGCGATTACCGAGGATATTCAACAGGAGTCACAAGGGGTGGTTGCGGAATTACGTACCGGCGTTCAGGAGACCGAACTGGGTCAGGAACATGTACTTGCTTCAGGTCAGCTCTTCCGTACAATTAATGAATCGGTGGAAGGCATGGTGGGTGTGATCAGCACCATGACAGATGGCCTCGCAGGCATGCAGGAAGCAAGCGGACGAATGAATGATTTCAGTCAACAGATTTCCGCTGTTTCGGAGCAATCTGCAGCGAGTGTGGAAGAAGTTTCGGCATCGGCGGAAGAGCAGGTAAGTTCCATGGAGACGATTAGCGGCAATATTCAAAGTCTGAAAGAATTATCGGAAGACTTGCTAACATCCATTGAAAAATTAAAAATATAA